Proteins encoded by one window of Geobacter sp. DSM 9736:
- a CDS encoding bifunctional nitrogenase iron-molybdenum cofactor biosynthesis protein NifEN produces MARPDYYDAPECDTHQEKGAPKFCKKSEPGEGTERSCAYDGARVVLMPVTDVIHLVHGPIACAGNSWDNRGARSSGSQLYRRGFTMEMLENDVVFGGEKKLYRAILDLAERYPEARAIFVYATCVTAMTGDDIEAVCKAAQEFINKDFCSGQGGDEEATQAYAEVRRGASDGANAGMDEKPPLRVPVPVIPVNTPGFIGDKNIGNRLAGEILFKRVIGTAEPPILGEYPINLIGEYNIAGDLWGMQPLFDRLGIQILSCFSGDAKFEELRYAHRAKLNVIICSKSLTNLAKKMQKNYGMPYLEESFYGMTDTAKALRDIARELDDAVGGLEKRIMQDRVERLLEEEEAKCRERISPYRARLEGKRAVLFTGGVKTWSMVNALRELGVEILAAGTQNSTLEDFYRMKSLMHKDARIIEDTSTAGLLGVMREKMPDLIVAGGKTKFLALKTKTPFLDINHGRSHPYAGYEGMVTFAKQLDLTVNNPIWPVLNRPAPWEKEGGIAAEAEQAASHAEAFLAEDISASRVAVSTKKATVNPQKNSPALGATLAYLGIDSMLGLLHGAQGCSTFIRLQLSRHFKESIPLNCTAMSEDTAIFGGWENLKKGLKRVIEKFHPAVVGVMTSGLTETMGDDVRSAIVHFRKENPDHDAVPVVWASTPDYCGSLQEGYAAAVEGILCSLAEGGETIPGQVNLIPGAHLTPADVEELKELVESFGLVPLTVPDISNAVDGHIDAEVSPLATGGIPVSEIPKAGRSLATIYVGDSLAKAAVALRERFGIPAYGFTSVTGLSEVDRLMATLSEISGRPVPEKHLRWRSRLMDAMVDSHYQFGTKKVALALEADHLKALSRFLDGMGCEITAALSATRTRGLDSLPSGNVFVGDLEDLETAGKGADLLVANSNGRQAAAKLGIKAHLRAGLPVFDRLGAHQKVWVGYRGTLNLVFEVANLFQANANEAQKLAHN; encoded by the coding sequence ATGGCCCGACCAGACTACTACGACGCTCCCGAGTGCGATACCCATCAGGAAAAGGGTGCACCGAAGTTCTGCAAGAAATCCGAGCCGGGTGAGGGGACGGAGCGCTCCTGCGCCTACGACGGGGCCCGCGTCGTCCTCATGCCCGTCACCGACGTCATCCATCTCGTTCACGGTCCCATCGCCTGCGCCGGCAACTCGTGGGACAACCGCGGCGCCCGATCGAGCGGCTCCCAGCTCTACCGCCGCGGATTCACGATGGAGATGCTGGAGAACGACGTCGTCTTCGGAGGCGAGAAGAAGCTCTACCGGGCGATCCTAGACCTGGCGGAGCGCTACCCCGAGGCCCGGGCGATCTTCGTCTACGCCACCTGCGTGACCGCCATGACCGGGGATGACATCGAGGCGGTTTGCAAGGCGGCACAAGAATTTATCAATAAGGATTTTTGTTCAGGCCAAGGCGGCGACGAGGAAGCGACGCAGGCGTACGCGGAAGTACGTCGAGGAGCTTCCGACGGAGCCAACGCCGGGATGGACGAAAAGCCGCCGTTGAGGGTACCGGTCCCTGTTATTCCAGTCAATACCCCCGGCTTCATCGGCGACAAGAACATCGGCAACCGCCTGGCGGGGGAGATCCTCTTCAAACGCGTGATCGGAACTGCTGAGCCCCCCATCCTCGGCGAATATCCGATCAACCTCATCGGGGAGTACAACATCGCCGGTGACCTCTGGGGGATGCAGCCCCTCTTCGACCGGCTCGGGATACAGATACTCTCCTGCTTTTCCGGCGACGCGAAATTCGAGGAGCTCCGCTACGCTCACCGGGCGAAGCTCAACGTGATCATCTGTTCGAAGAGCCTCACCAATCTCGCCAAGAAGATGCAGAAGAATTACGGGATGCCCTACCTGGAGGAGTCGTTCTACGGGATGACCGACACGGCGAAGGCGCTCCGCGACATCGCCCGAGAGCTCGACGACGCGGTTGGGGGGCTCGAGAAGCGGATCATGCAGGACCGGGTGGAGCGGCTCCTCGAAGAGGAAGAGGCGAAGTGCCGGGAGCGGATCTCACCGTACCGTGCGCGCCTCGAGGGGAAGCGGGCCGTTCTCTTCACGGGAGGGGTGAAGACGTGGTCGATGGTGAACGCCCTGCGGGAGCTGGGGGTGGAGATCCTCGCGGCCGGCACCCAGAACTCTACCCTCGAGGACTTCTACCGGATGAAGTCGCTCATGCACAAGGACGCCCGGATCATCGAGGACACTTCGACGGCGGGGCTTCTCGGGGTGATGCGGGAGAAGATGCCCGACCTGATCGTCGCCGGCGGCAAGACCAAGTTCCTCGCGCTCAAGACGAAGACCCCCTTTCTCGACATCAACCATGGCCGTTCCCACCCCTACGCCGGATACGAGGGGATGGTGACCTTCGCGAAGCAGCTCGATCTGACGGTGAACAATCCGATCTGGCCGGTGCTCAACCGCCCGGCTCCCTGGGAGAAGGAGGGGGGAATCGCGGCGGAAGCCGAGCAGGCCGCCTCTCATGCAGAAGCCTTCCTGGCTGAGGATATCTCGGCGTCCCGCGTGGCTGTTTCCACCAAGAAGGCAACGGTAAATCCGCAGAAGAATTCTCCCGCCCTCGGGGCCACCCTTGCCTACCTCGGCATCGACAGCATGCTGGGCCTCCTCCACGGGGCGCAGGGCTGCTCGACCTTCATCCGGCTCCAGCTCTCACGGCACTTCAAGGAATCGATCCCCCTCAACTGCACCGCCATGAGCGAGGACACGGCGATTTTCGGCGGATGGGAGAACCTCAAGAAGGGGCTCAAGCGGGTAATCGAAAAGTTCCATCCCGCTGTGGTCGGTGTGATGACCTCGGGACTGACCGAGACGATGGGGGACGACGTACGGAGCGCCATCGTCCACTTCCGCAAGGAAAACCCGGATCACGACGCGGTGCCCGTGGTGTGGGCTTCCACCCCCGATTACTGCGGATCGCTCCAGGAGGGGTACGCGGCGGCGGTGGAGGGTATCCTCTGCTCCCTTGCGGAGGGTGGAGAGACGATTCCCGGGCAGGTGAATCTCATACCTGGCGCCCACCTCACCCCTGCCGACGTGGAGGAACTGAAGGAGCTAGTTGAGTCGTTCGGGCTCGTACCGCTGACGGTTCCCGACATCTCCAATGCCGTTGACGGGCACATCGACGCCGAGGTCTCGCCGCTGGCCACCGGCGGTATTCCCGTGTCGGAGATCCCGAAGGCTGGAAGGAGCCTCGCCACCATTTACGTCGGCGATTCCCTCGCCAAAGCGGCCGTTGCGCTTCGCGAACGCTTCGGCATCCCCGCGTACGGGTTCACATCTGTCACAGGGCTTTCGGAGGTCGACCGGCTGATGGCGACCCTGTCCGAGATAAGCGGCCGGCCGGTACCGGAAAAGCACCTCCGCTGGAGAAGCCGGCTCATGGACGCGATGGTGGACAGCCACTACCAGTTCGGGACGAAGAAGGTCGCACTCGCCCTGGAGGCGGATCACCTGAAGGCGCTCTCCCGCTTTCTCGACGGGATGGGGTGCGAGATAACCGCCGCCCTTTCCGCCACACGGACCCGGGGACTCGACTCACTACCCAGCGGGAACGTGTTTGTCGGGGACCTGGAGGACCTGGAGACAGCAGGGAAGGGGGCGGACCTCCTCGTGGCCAACTCCAACGGACGGCAGGCGGCGGCGAAGCTCGGGATCAAGGCGCATCTGCGGGCGGGGCTCCCAGTTTTCGACCGCCTCGGTGCCCACCAGAAGGTGTGGGTGGGGTACCGCGGGACGTTGAATCTCGTATTCGAGGTGGCGAATCTGTTCCAGGCTAATGCAAACGAGGCACAGAAGCTGGCACACAATTAA
- the nifX gene encoding nitrogen fixation protein NifX, whose amino-acid sequence MKVAFTSTDGQIIDQHFGQCSSFFVWEIGADEAGCVGKVDALTTAEDEEDRISARANAIADCAIVYTMQIGGPAAAKLVARKIHPMKTATELPVSEIVAKLQEVLKGNPPPWLRKALHKESAGSFLDEE is encoded by the coding sequence ATGAAAGTCGCATTTACATCGACGGACGGCCAGATCATCGACCAGCACTTCGGCCAGTGCAGCAGCTTCTTTGTCTGGGAGATCGGCGCAGATGAAGCTGGCTGCGTGGGGAAGGTGGATGCACTCACGACGGCTGAGGACGAGGAGGACCGGATCTCCGCCCGGGCCAATGCAATCGCCGACTGCGCCATCGTCTATACGATGCAGATCGGCGGCCCCGCAGCGGCGAAGCTGGTGGCGCGGAAGATACACCCGATGAAGACCGCCACGGAGCTTCCCGTCTCGGAGATCGTCGCAAAGCTCCAGGAGGTCCTCAAGGGGAACCCCCCGCCGTGGCTCAGGAAAGCGTTGCACAAGGAATCAGCCGGTTCATTTCTCGACGAGGAATAA
- the fdxB gene encoding ferredoxin III, nif-specific: protein MAYITGLRRNKTEYTPEFIVDIDMETCIGCARCYKVCAHDVLTFEELDEDDSAKMYMKVARPDNCIGCQACGRTCSKKCFSFAPVEL, encoded by the coding sequence ATGGCTTACATCACCGGACTCAGAAGGAACAAGACGGAATACACCCCGGAATTCATCGTGGACATAGACATGGAGACCTGCATCGGGTGCGCCCGTTGCTACAAGGTGTGCGCCCACGACGTCCTCACCTTCGAGGAACTGGACGAGGACGATTCGGCGAAGATGTACATGAAGGTCGCCCGCCCGGACAACTGCATCGGGTGCCAAGCGTGCGGGAGGACGTGCAGCAAGAAGTGCTTCAGCTTCGCCCCCGTCGAACTTTGA
- a CDS encoding NifB/NifX family molybdenum-iron cluster-binding protein, translated as MLLAVASKDGREIDQHFGHAERFLIFDVEPDAVKLVDEKHVERYCSYDADHPLRAHILQGIAKALEGCRAVVCAQIGQAPQVEMERLGLDVFVADGPIKPALQEIVKIL; from the coding sequence ATGTTATTAGCTGTTGCTTCTAAGGATGGTAGAGAGATCGACCAGCACTTCGGTCATGCCGAGCGTTTCCTTATCTTCGACGTGGAGCCGGATGCGGTGAAGCTCGTGGACGAGAAGCACGTTGAGCGCTACTGCTCCTACGATGCCGACCATCCGCTCCGTGCCCATATCCTCCAGGGGATAGCGAAGGCCCTGGAAGGGTGCCGAGCCGTTGTGTGCGCGCAGATCGGGCAGGCGCCGCAGGTTGAGATGGAGCGGCTCGGCCTCGATGTCTTCGTCGCCGACGGGCCGATCAAGCCGGCCCTGCAGGAGATAGTGAAGATTCTGTAG
- a CDS encoding NAD(+)--dinitrogen-reductase ADP-D-ribosyltransferase: MENSAFNHCNLPPWVIASRHFNENPHPLEIQGVRQANHFLFERLRTIASAEERAHIFNDYMSVKFQLHQWESQASSSARKSLRNSYLRFLRGWMMDSNSVEGAVLKGWVESRIGIPPTFHRIRIPSIHSEQYMIFAVDRTKGSARTSAINSQLDLLYEYCQYELARKLPEERHVRLFRGTNDADDYEVLEQVGRREQIVRLNNLVSFTSSEERAWEFGDTVWEIRAPLVKVFFFGGLLPQSILKGEEEFLVIGGEYRVRRIMC; encoded by the coding sequence ATGGAGAATTCGGCCTTCAACCACTGCAATCTTCCTCCGTGGGTCATCGCCTCGCGCCACTTCAACGAAAACCCGCACCCCCTCGAGATCCAGGGGGTGCGCCAGGCGAACCATTTCCTCTTCGAGCGCCTTCGCACCATCGCGTCTGCCGAAGAGCGGGCCCACATCTTCAACGACTACATGTCGGTCAAGTTCCAGCTCCACCAGTGGGAGAGCCAGGCAAGCTCGAGCGCCCGCAAGAGCCTGCGCAACAGCTATTTACGGTTTCTCCGTGGCTGGATGATGGACTCCAACTCTGTCGAGGGCGCCGTCCTCAAGGGGTGGGTGGAGAGCCGGATAGGCATCCCCCCCACGTTCCACAGGATACGCATCCCGTCCATCCACTCCGAACAATACATGATCTTTGCCGTCGACCGCACCAAGGGGAGCGCCCGCACGAGTGCCATCAACTCGCAGCTCGACCTGCTCTACGAATACTGCCAGTACGAACTGGCGAGAAAGCTGCCTGAAGAGCGGCACGTGCGCCTTTTCCGCGGGACGAACGACGCCGACGACTACGAGGTTCTCGAGCAGGTGGGGAGGCGGGAGCAGATCGTTCGCCTCAACAACCTCGTCTCCTTCACTTCAAGCGAGGAGAGAGCGTGGGAGTTTGGCGATACGGTATGGGAGATTCGGGCCCCCCTCGTGAAGGTCTTCTTCTTCGGCGGGCTCCTCCCTCAGTCGATCCTGAAAGGGGAGGAGGAATTCCTGGTTATTGGAGGAGAATACCGTGTGCGGCGGATTATGTGCTAG
- the draG gene encoding ADP-ribosyl-[dinitrogen reductase] hydrolase translates to MNQTTEMLSRARSAFVGLALGDALGAPAEFLTSGEITSRYGRLDDIVGGGWLRLKPGEVTDDTQMSLCIARATVAAGGWSLTGIADSFAAWLRSKPVDVGETCRRGIRRYMLKGELEAPFNQWDAGNGAVMRMLPTALFCLGDATLLEQCALSQARLTHNHPLSDAACITFGRLIHLALLGFSKNRLKREVDTLIQSHPSFSFDHYRGLATGYVVDTLQTVFHHFFISRSFEECVVGTVNQGGDADTTGAIAGALAGAYYGEAELPKRWLKKMDRRLVAELERLAEDLVKLSPLFSQDKEVVGKLQVVQK, encoded by the coding sequence ATGAATCAAACTACTGAAATGCTTTCCCGGGCACGTAGTGCCTTCGTAGGGCTTGCTCTTGGTGATGCCCTGGGCGCCCCCGCCGAGTTCCTCACCTCCGGGGAGATTACAAGCCGCTACGGCCGCCTCGACGACATCGTCGGAGGGGGATGGCTACGTCTCAAGCCCGGCGAGGTCACGGACGACACGCAGATGTCGTTGTGCATCGCACGGGCGACAGTGGCAGCCGGGGGGTGGTCCCTCACCGGCATCGCCGACAGCTTCGCAGCATGGCTCAGGTCGAAGCCGGTCGACGTTGGGGAGACCTGCAGGAGGGGGATTCGCCGCTACATGCTCAAGGGTGAGCTGGAGGCACCGTTCAACCAGTGGGATGCCGGGAATGGCGCGGTGATGCGGATGCTACCAACAGCCCTCTTCTGCCTAGGCGACGCTACCCTCCTCGAGCAGTGTGCCCTGTCCCAGGCAAGGCTCACCCACAACCACCCTCTGTCTGATGCCGCCTGCATCACATTCGGGAGACTGATTCACCTTGCACTCCTCGGTTTCTCCAAAAACAGGCTGAAGCGGGAGGTCGACACGCTGATCCAGTCACATCCGTCCTTTTCCTTCGACCACTACCGCGGCCTTGCCACCGGGTACGTCGTCGACACCCTCCAGACGGTCTTCCATCACTTCTTCATATCGCGCAGTTTCGAGGAATGTGTCGTGGGGACGGTGAACCAGGGTGGGGACGCCGACACCACCGGGGCGATCGCGGGCGCCCTCGCCGGCGCCTACTACGGCGAGGCGGAGCTCCCGAAGCGGTGGCTGAAAAAGATGGACCGCCGCCTCGTGGCCGAACTGGAGCGGCTGGCGGAGGACCTGGTGAAGCTTTCGCCGTTGTTTTCTCAGGATAAGGAGGTAGTTGGAAAACTCCAGGTTGTTCAAAAATAG
- a CDS encoding radical SAM protein, whose product MAHACGSAKKVQGHPCFGGDHRKNGRMHLAVAPKCNIQCGYCSRRHDCANESRPGVTSRILTPQEALVKVREVMASPILGPMIKVVGIAGPGDPLANEETFETFRLVREEFPHLIACMSTNGLLLPQKIDRLAELGLCSLTVTINALDPEVAAAIYRSVTFGGHRYTGSEGAALLIANQLEGLKLAAQHGMTIKVNTVLIPGVNDGEVQRVARKVKELGAHVMNVLPLIPQASFAHMTPPDEALLDKMRRENEAIIGQFKHCRQCRADAVGLLDGAAVSAAGAA is encoded by the coding sequence ATGGCACACGCATGCGGTTCGGCTAAGAAGGTCCAGGGTCACCCCTGTTTCGGCGGCGATCACAGGAAAAACGGCAGAATGCATCTGGCGGTGGCTCCGAAGTGCAACATACAGTGCGGTTACTGCAGCCGCCGGCACGACTGCGCCAACGAGTCTCGCCCAGGTGTGACGAGCCGGATTCTCACGCCTCAGGAGGCGCTCGTCAAGGTGCGTGAGGTGATGGCGAGTCCGATCCTCGGTCCGATGATAAAAGTGGTGGGGATAGCCGGCCCGGGGGACCCGCTGGCCAACGAGGAGACCTTTGAGACGTTTCGGCTCGTTCGGGAGGAATTCCCCCACCTCATCGCCTGCATGAGCACCAACGGCCTCCTCCTGCCGCAAAAGATCGACCGGCTCGCTGAGCTCGGGCTCTGCAGTCTCACCGTAACAATCAACGCACTCGATCCCGAAGTCGCCGCCGCGATCTATCGCAGCGTGACATTTGGCGGGCACAGGTACACGGGGAGCGAGGGGGCGGCCCTCCTCATCGCGAACCAGCTCGAAGGGCTCAAGCTCGCGGCGCAGCACGGGATGACCATCAAGGTGAATACCGTCCTCATCCCGGGCGTCAATGACGGGGAGGTGCAAAGGGTCGCCCGGAAGGTAAAGGAGCTGGGGGCCCACGTCATGAATGTTCTTCCCCTCATCCCGCAGGCCTCCTTTGCTCACATGACGCCGCCGGACGAGGCGCTTCTTGACAAGATGCGCAGGGAGAACGAGGCTATCATCGGGCAGTTCAAACATTGCCGCCAGTGCCGCGCGGATGCGGTGGGGCTTCTCGATGGAGCGGCTGTTTCCGCCGCCGGTGCCGCGTAA
- a CDS encoding N-acetyltransferase, protein MERLFPPPVPRKEANLEIAPFKKEDAAVFLVHACAEGWLCEPWEIDFLLNAFPSGCLTARKGGVPFAFVTAVSYGCHGWIGNLLVHPAERGRGVGLTLMQRALAELRKVRTETVWLTASAAGRPLYERLGFREIDTVRRWVGAGCGNARTLQGQGDVPVLPADRLGWGEPRTQLVDAITARAVVYSGPAGFLMAQPAAGYIQIGPWAGDSLRQTFHLFDKLLSHLGKKRVVLDSPAGNDIEGDLRMRNFYATSSASLMFRGERPEYRPHTSVPWAASEAWGEVASIYSDKELR, encoded by the coding sequence ATGGAGCGGCTGTTTCCGCCGCCGGTGCCGCGTAAGGAGGCAAATCTGGAGATAGCTCCTTTTAAGAAAGAAGATGCTGCTGTTTTTCTAGTCCATGCATGTGCGGAAGGCTGGTTATGCGAGCCGTGGGAAATTGATTTTCTCCTCAACGCCTTCCCTTCCGGGTGTCTCACCGCTCGGAAGGGGGGTGTTCCGTTCGCTTTCGTTACTGCTGTTTCCTATGGATGTCATGGCTGGATCGGGAACCTTCTGGTTCATCCAGCCGAGCGGGGAAGGGGGGTTGGGCTCACGCTGATGCAGAGAGCGCTGGCAGAACTTCGAAAGGTACGGACGGAAACGGTGTGGCTCACCGCTTCTGCCGCCGGCAGGCCCCTGTACGAGCGGCTTGGTTTCCGGGAAATAGACACGGTAAGGCGATGGGTGGGGGCCGGATGCGGAAACGCCCGAACTCTTCAGGGACAAGGGGACGTACCCGTTTTGCCCGCGGACCGTCTCGGCTGGGGGGAGCCCCGAACCCAACTGGTCGACGCGATTACCGCCCGTGCCGTTGTGTATTCCGGACCCGCAGGTTTTCTCATGGCGCAGCCTGCGGCCGGATATATCCAGATCGGCCCATGGGCTGGAGATAGTCTGCGCCAGACATTCCATCTGTTTGATAAGCTCCTTTCACATTTGGGGAAGAAGCGGGTCGTGCTGGACTCGCCTGCCGGCAATGATATCGAGGGGGATCTCCGCATGCGCAATTTTTATGCTACATCCTCTGCGAGTCTGATGTTCAGGGGGGAAAGGCCGGAGTATCGACCCCACACATCGGTGCCTTGGGCAGCCTCGGAAGCATGGGGTGAGGTCGCCAGTATTTACAGCGACAAAGAGTTGCGGTGA
- a CDS encoding electron transfer flavoprotein subunit beta/FixA family protein produces MLIVACIKQVPDTTQVQIDPVTNTLVREGIPFIVNPYDTHALEESLRLKDRFGVRVAAMSMGPPNAEATLRKALALGVDEAILLSDRVFGGADTLATSNVLSAAITRLNEQEEVGLVICGKQTIDGDTAQVGPGIATRLGLTQLTLVDRIEHFDPKGRTVRVRRKLEGRHEIVEAPLPAMLTVVRELNRPRYPTVPMRLASADSEVTVWNNQVLKLDEMSIGLKGSPTWVSRIFSPERDKGEIIGDGLNDPEGTAKLLIDKLLAKDLLAL; encoded by the coding sequence ATGCTCATTGTGGCCTGCATAAAGCAGGTACCCGACACGACCCAGGTGCAGATCGATCCGGTTACCAATACCCTGGTCCGTGAAGGGATACCCTTCATCGTCAACCCGTACGACACACATGCCCTGGAGGAGTCGCTCCGGCTCAAGGACCGTTTCGGCGTGCGCGTGGCCGCCATGTCCATGGGACCTCCCAATGCGGAGGCCACCCTGCGAAAGGCGCTGGCCCTCGGGGTGGACGAGGCTATCCTGCTTTCCGACCGCGTCTTCGGCGGGGCCGACACCCTTGCCACTAGCAATGTCCTGTCCGCAGCCATCACCCGGCTGAACGAGCAGGAGGAGGTCGGTCTCGTCATCTGCGGCAAGCAGACCATCGACGGCGACACGGCCCAGGTGGGTCCCGGCATCGCCACACGTCTTGGTCTCACCCAGCTCACACTGGTGGACCGAATCGAGCATTTCGACCCGAAGGGGCGTACGGTAAGGGTGCGGCGAAAGCTGGAAGGCAGACACGAGATCGTCGAGGCGCCCCTTCCAGCGATGCTCACGGTGGTAAGGGAGCTTAACCGCCCCCGCTACCCGACCGTGCCGATGCGTCTTGCCTCTGCCGATTCCGAGGTCACCGTCTGGAACAATCAGGTCCTCAAGCTCGATGAAATGAGCATCGGCCTGAAAGGCTCTCCCACCTGGGTGAGCAGGATATTTTCTCCCGAGCGGGACAAGGGGGAAATCATCGGCGACGGGTTGAACGATCCGGAGGGAACTGCGAAGTTGCTTATCGACAAGCTTCTCGCCAAGGACCTGCTGGCTCTTTGA
- a CDS encoding FAD-binding protein has product MTEPKKLKKPRGKACLIEGKCIACGARCESSCPVDAVTMNDAGEPIIDAEKCIGCVKCVKVCPAQAIEMFFTPEEQKILDEIMKQEGGSAEEPDDEEAALAKTLSAYTGVWVFVEQTEGEAAKVSWELLGKGRELADALGVELCALVVGDKVEHLCNEAFSWGADKAYLVDAPVYRFYRTETYLKAVCALVNKYKPEIILMGATGLGRDLAGAVATVLKTGLTADCTGLGIDDKRNLMQTRPAFGGNIMATIMCDKFRPQMATVRPHVMAMPERREGTGEIIREECPVREEDVLVKVLEIISDKKGKEQIDIAGAEFIISGGRGMMGKENFALLQELADELGGVVGASRSAVDAGWMPQERQVGQTGKTVRPKIYIACGISGAIQHLVGMQDSDFVIAINRDKEAPIFEVATYGIVGDLFQVVPAIIKRVRELKAERQKNVA; this is encoded by the coding sequence ATGACTGAACCGAAGAAGTTGAAGAAGCCCCGCGGCAAGGCGTGTCTCATCGAGGGGAAATGCATTGCCTGTGGTGCCCGTTGCGAAAGCTCCTGCCCTGTCGATGCGGTGACCATGAACGATGCGGGAGAGCCGATCATCGATGCCGAAAAATGTATCGGCTGCGTCAAGTGCGTCAAGGTCTGCCCCGCCCAGGCCATCGAAATGTTCTTCACCCCGGAGGAGCAGAAGATCCTTGACGAGATAATGAAGCAGGAGGGTGGGTCGGCCGAGGAGCCGGACGACGAAGAAGCCGCGCTGGCAAAGACCCTTTCTGCTTATACGGGTGTCTGGGTTTTTGTGGAACAGACCGAAGGGGAGGCCGCCAAGGTTTCGTGGGAGCTGCTCGGCAAGGGGCGGGAGCTTGCTGATGCTCTCGGCGTCGAGTTGTGTGCCCTGGTGGTGGGAGACAAGGTCGAGCATCTATGCAATGAGGCCTTCAGCTGGGGGGCGGACAAGGCGTATCTCGTCGACGCTCCCGTATATAGATTTTACCGCACGGAAACTTACCTTAAAGCTGTCTGCGCCCTCGTTAACAAGTACAAACCCGAAATAATTCTTATGGGTGCGACAGGTCTCGGCCGCGATCTTGCCGGCGCCGTCGCGACAGTTCTCAAGACGGGCCTCACCGCAGATTGTACCGGCCTCGGTATCGACGACAAGCGGAACCTCATGCAGACCCGTCCCGCCTTCGGCGGCAACATCATGGCTACCATCATGTGCGACAAGTTCCGTCCGCAGATGGCGACGGTGAGGCCTCATGTGATGGCGATGCCGGAGCGCAGAGAGGGGACGGGGGAGATCATCCGTGAAGAGTGCCCGGTGAGGGAAGAGGATGTCCTGGTCAAGGTTCTGGAGATCATCAGCGACAAAAAAGGGAAGGAACAGATAGATATCGCCGGAGCCGAGTTCATCATCTCCGGAGGCCGCGGCATGATGGGGAAGGAGAACTTCGCGCTTCTCCAGGAGCTCGCCGACGAGCTGGGAGGTGTTGTCGGAGCTTCCCGCAGCGCCGTGGACGCCGGCTGGATGCCCCAGGAACGGCAGGTGGGGCAGACGGGAAAAACTGTGCGTCCGAAGATATACATCGCCTGCGGCATATCCGGCGCAATTCAGCATCTGGTCGGAATGCAGGACTCCGATTTCGTCATCGCCATCAACCGGGACAAAGAAGCCCCGATCTTCGAGGTCGCAACCTACGGAATCGTAGGCGATCTCTTTCAGGTCGTACCGGCCATCATCAAGCGCGTACGGGAGCTGAAAGCAGAGCGCCAGAAGAACGTAGCCTAG